In Nyctibius grandis isolate bNycGra1 chromosome 6, bNycGra1.pri, whole genome shotgun sequence, a single genomic region encodes these proteins:
- the COQ2 gene encoding 4-hydroxybenzoate polyprenyltransferase, mitochondrial: MAAVLAQLCRGAPGLRAARLPLAAATAPPLHRPSAPPAPPRPLSFSAAELVRAAPGPLQPYLRLMRLHQPTGTWLLYLPCTWSIGLAAEPGCLPDWHMLSLFGVGAVLMRGAGCTINDMWDRDYDRKVVRTASRPLAAGDIPTFRSFVFLGGQLSLALCVLLCLNYYSIILGAASLSLVITYPLMKRITYWPQLVLGLTFNWGALLGWSAIRGSCEWSVCLPLYFAGVMWTLVYDTIYAHQDKRDDIIIGVKSTALQFKEDTKQWLSGFSLAMLLSLCIAGMNCNQTFPYYSAVAAIGAHLVHQIYTLDIDKPEDCWKKFASNRTVGVLLFTGIVLGNLWK, encoded by the exons ATGGCGGCGGTCCTAGCGCAGCTCTGCCGGGGCGCCCCCGGCCTCCGCGCCGCCCGCCTGCCCctcgccgccgccaccgccccgccgcTGCACCGCCCCTCCGCCCCGCCGGCACCCCCGCGGCCGCTCAGCTTTTCGGCGGCCGAGCTGGTGCGCGCTGCGCCGGGCCCGCTGCAGCCCTACCTGCGCCTCATGCGGCTGCACCAGCCCACCg GGACGTGGCTGCTGTACCTGCCATGCACCTGGAGCATCGGCTTGGCGGCCGAGCCGGGCTGCCTCCCGGACTGGCACATGCTGTCTCTGTTCGGCGTGGGAGCGGTGCTCATGCGCGGAGCCGGCTGCACCATCAACGACATGTGGGATCGCGACTATGACAGAAAG gTTGTGAGGACAGCAAGTAGGCCCCTGGCAGCTGGAGATATCCCCACTTTCCggtcctttgtttttcttggggGACAGCTTAGCTTGGCGCTTTGTGTGCTTCTGTGTCTGAATTACTACAG TATCATTCTGGGAGCAGCCTCTTTGTCTCTTGTGATCACCTACCCTCTGATGAAGAGAATAACATATTGGCCACAGTTAGTTTTGG GACTTACATTTAATTGGGGAGCCCTTCTTGGCTGGTCTGCCATCAGAGGGTCATGTGAGTGGTCTGTGTGTTTGCCCTTGTACTTTGCTGGAGTAATGTGGACGCTGGTATACGATACTATTTACGCACATCAG GATAAGAGGGACGACATCATTATTGGTGTAAAGTCTACGGCGTTACAGTTCAAGGAGGATACGAAGCAGTGGCTCAGTGGCTTCAGCCTTGCAATGCTCCTGAGTTTGTGCATAGCAGGAATGAATTGTAACCAGACATTCCCATATTACTCAGCTGTGGCTGCCATAGGGGCTCACCTAGTGCACCAG ATTTACACTTTGGACATAGATAAACCTGAAGACTGTTGGAAGAAATTTGCTTCAAATCGTACTGTAGGAGTTCTGCTCTTCACAGGGATTGTGCTTGGAAAtctgtggaaatga